One window of the Salvia splendens isolate huo1 chromosome 1, SspV2, whole genome shotgun sequence genome contains the following:
- the LOC121808852 gene encoding putative E3 ubiquitin-protein ligase RING1a yields MKIIEASAGALTNFELLDLLRSRGAGKDASRAIATVSQSEFKVFDYLEGTVACNQTREIIDNFVAECQKFDLAKAEILNIVNIRPRNEPELFPLIEECESRMEDKAEELVETITRILPPHPSQVDEANEEAAEGEEEETEPEQAAEGEGDGEGQEEEEETEP; encoded by the exons ATGAAAAT AATTGAGGCCAGCGCCGGCGCTCTCACTAATTTTGAATTGCTTGACCTCTTGAGATCAAGAGGTGCTGGAAAGGATGCCTCTCGAGCTATTGCAACCGTATCTCAATCTGAGTTCAAG GTTTTTGATTATTTAGAGGGGACGGTTGCTTGCAATCAAACAAGGGAAATTATCGATAACTTTGTTGCTGAGTGCCAAAAATTTGACCTTGCAAAGGCAGAGATTCTTAATATTGTGAATATAAGACCAAGAAATGAACCTGAGCTTTTCCCG CTCATCGAGGAGTGCGAGTCGCGTATGGAAGATAAGGCTGAAGAGCTTGTAGAGACCATCACAAGGATTTTGCCACCTCATCCGTCTCAGGTGGATGAAGCAAATGAGGAAGCTGCTGagggggaagaagaagagaccGAGCCTGAACAGGCTGCTGAAGGGGAAGGGGATggggaagggcaagaagaagaagaagagaccgAGCCTTAA
- the LOC121808860 gene encoding EPIDERMAL PATTERNING FACTOR-like protein 4: protein MAVLRRRRRRQLALYFATLALFALLSSASALGLTPPRQLTEVERRRLGGPGSWPPSCRSKCGRCTPCKAVHVPIQPGMSMPLEYYPEAWRCKCGNKLFMS, encoded by the exons ATGGCcgtgctccgccgccgccgccgccgccagctAGCCCTCTACTTCGCCACCCTCGCTCTTTTCGCCCTTCTCTCCTCCGCCTCAGCTCTAGGCCTCACCCCTCCTCGCCAATTAA CGGAGGTGGAGCGGCGGAGGCTGGGGGGGCCGGGGTCGTGGCCGCCGTCGTGCAGATCGAAATGCGGGAGGTGCACGCCGTGCAAGGCGGTGCACGTGCCGATTCAGCCGGGGATGAGTATGCCGTTGGAGTACTATCCAGAGGCATGGAGATGCAAGTGTGGAAATAAGCTCTTCATGTCTTAg